The following nucleotide sequence is from Dyella sp. BiH032.
TATCTTTCGCTTGGCTTACGCAAGAACTTTCGCTTTCCCATTCCCCTTTCTGTGCGACGTGTCACGAGCGGTCATCGCTCGCGTCATACCCTTGTCAGCTGGGGCCGGATGATGTCCCTCAGGGGACATCCACACACCGAAGAGGGAGGAAAGACATGGAGTGGAAGAAGTTGCTGATCGGCGGCGCGATGACCGCCGGCATGATGGTGCTTTACCCGGCGATGGCCGGGACCTTGCCGGACCACGAAGAGTTCGAGGCCGGATTGAGCGTGCCGTTCCAGGGCGCGGGCGCACGTACCGCGACGCTGCATTTCTCGTATCCGGGCGCCGTCCAGGGCACGCCGGTGGCGTGGACGGTGGAGTTGGTCGACGCCGGTGGTCGCGTGTTGCGCAGCTGGCAGGGCCAGAGTGCGCTGCACGCCGGCGGCACGCAGGCGCAGATCGCATGGGACGGACGTGGCGCCTCGGGGGAGACGCTGAGCCCCGGCTACTACACGGTGCGTCTGCACGCCGTGGCGCTGGACGCCGGTACCGTCGCGCGCATCGGCACCGGTCTGCCGGGCCAGGCGCTCGCCGCCGCGCGTGCCAAGGCGCCGCAGCTGATCGAGGAACAGAGCTACGACGTGCTGGTGGGCAGCGTCGCCGCGCCGGCGATGCCGCATTTCAATGCCCTGCGCCACACCACCCGCACCGGCACGGCCACGACCATGGCCAGCACAGGCCTTCAGGCGCAGTCGGTGGGCACGACCGGCAGCCTGCCGTACACCATCTACTACGGCAACTTGCACAGCCAGACCAATCACAGCGACGGCGGCGGCGACGTCTCCACCTGCGTGGATGCGCAGAATCCGCAGAGCGCACCCTATGGTCCGGCGGACGCCTATCAGTACGCGCTCAATGAAGGGCTCGACATCCTGATGACGTCCGAGCACAACCACATGTACGACGGGTCGACCAGCACCAACACTTCGGCGAGCCCGACCACAGCGCACAACCTGTTCCAGTCCGGCCTGCAGGCGGCCAGCACGTTCAATGCGGCGCACGCGAACTTCCTGGCGATTTATGGCCTGGAATGGGGCGTGATCAGCAACGGCGGCCACCTCAACATCTTCAATACGCCCAGCCTGCTGGAGTGGGAGTACAACAGTTCTAACCAGCTGATCGGCGACGTGTTCACGGCCAAGAGCGACTATGCCTCGCTGTATACGCTGATGAAGAACAACGGCTGGGTCGGCCAGTTCAACCACCCGGCGTCCAGCGGGCAATTCAACGCCAACGGTCAGGATCTCGGCTATACCGCCGACGGCGATCAGGTGATGGCACTGGCCGAAGTGCTCAACAGCTCGGCCTTCTCGCACAACACCACCGAGACCGAGACCAGCCGCACCAGCTACGAGGCCGCCTTCAACATTCTGCTGGAACGCGGCTACCACGTGGCGCCCAGTTCGGACCAGGACAACCACTGCGCCAACTGGGGTGCGAGCTACACCAACCGTACGGGCGTGCTGATTCCCAACGGCACGACGCTGAGCCTGAGCGCCTTCCTGGACGCGGTGCGCGCGCGCCACGTGTTCGCCACCGAGGACAAGACCGGCCAGATCGTGCTCACCGCCAACGGCCACCTCATGGGCGATCGCTTCAGCAACAGCGGCTCGCTGACGCTGACCGTGAACTACGCCAGCACCGCCGGCCACACCGTGCAGCGCGTGCAGGTGTTCGAGGGCGTGCCGGGCAGCAACGGCACGGTGGCGACCACGTCGTCCACTGCCACCACCACCATCACGCCGGCCAATGGCGATCACTTCTACTACGCCAAGATCACCCAGGAAGACGGCAAGCAGTTGTGGTCGGCGCCGGTATGGGTGACGCAGGGCGCGAGCAGCGGTGACACCACGCCGCCGACGGTGAGTGCCTCGGAGAGCGGCAGCGCGGGCACGATCACGCTGTCGGCCAGCGCCAGCGACAACGTGGGTGTGAGCAAGGTCGAGTTCTACGTCGACGGTGCGCTGAAGGCCACCGACACCGCCTCGCCCTACAGCGCGACGCTCGATTCCACCACGCTGAGCAATGGCACGCACAGCCTGGTGGCGAAGGCCTACGATGCCGCCGGCAACGTCGGCACGAGCTCGACAGTGAGCTTCAGCGTTTCCAACGGCACGGGCGGCGATACCACGCCGCCGACGGTGAGTGCCTCGGAGAGCGGCAGTGCGGGCACGATCACGCTGTCGGCGAGCGCCAGTGACAACGTGGGCGTGAGCAAGGTGGAGTTCTACGTCGACGGCGCGCTGAAGGCCACAGACACCGCCTCGCCCTACAGTGCGGCGCTCGATTCCACCATGCTGAGCAACGGCACGCATAGCCTGGTGGCCAAGGCCTACGATGCCGCCGGCAATGTCGGCACGAGCTTGACGGTAAGCTTCAGCGTCTCCAACAGCACCACGGCGACCGAGCTGATCAAGAACGGCGGCTTCGAAAGCGGCGCCACGTCGTGGACGCAGACCACCGGCGTGATCAACAACGACACTGGCGAGGCTGCGCACACTGGCAGCTACAAGGCCTGGCTGGATGGCTATGGCTCGTCGCACACCGACTACGTGCGCCAGTCCATCACCATCCCGTCGACGGCGACCAAGGCCACGCTCGATTTCTTCATGCACATCGACACGGCCGAGACCGGCAGCACGGCGTACGACACGCTCAGCGCGCAGGTGATCACCTCCGCCGGCAAGTACGTGACGCTGGCCACCTGGTCCAATGCGAATGCCGCGACGGGCTACCAGGAACACACCGTCGATCTGTCCGCTTATATCGGGCAGACCATTCAGGTCAATTTCTACGGTGTGGAAGACAGCTCCAACCAGACCTCGTTCGTGATCGACGACGTGAGCGTGAAGGCGCAGTAAGCGTCACCGTTCGGCCCGCCGCGTCACGGCGGGCCGAACAGCGCCAGCCAGCGGCCGCGCCAGTTTTCGGCGCGGCGCAGGCCCTGCCAGAGCCGGAGCCAGCCGTGCACCGCGATGCGCAGCGGGTTGTTGCTGGTCAGGGGCCGGACCAGGCCGTAACGGCAAGGCTCATCCGGCTGCTCCGCCGCAAACGTACCGAACAGACGGTCGAAGACGATCAGGATGCCGCCGTAGTTGCGGTCCAGGTAGGGCGGATTGCTGGCGTGATGCACGCGGTGATGGGCCGGCGTGTTCAATATCCATTCCAGCGGGCCGAGCCGCGGCACCAGCTCGGTGTGCAGCCAGAACTGGTACAGCAGGTTCAATGCCAGGGCGCCCGCGATGGCCGGCAACGGGAAGCCGAGCAGCGCGAGCGGCGCGAACATGACGGCGCCGCCGCTCAGCTTGCCCGTCCAGCCCAGCCGATAGGCCGCGGCCAGGTGATAGGCGTTGGTCGAGTGATGCACGCTGTGCGTGGCCCATAGCCAGTGGACGCGGTGGTCCGCGCGATGCATCCAGTAGTAGAGGAAATCCTGCAGGAGCAGCAGCAGCGGCCACGACCACCAGCGGTTCATGGGGACGTCGGACAGGCGATGGGTGTAGGCCAGCGCCAGCAGCGCGCCGCCGAGACTGATCCCGACGGCGCGATTGACGATGGCGCGGCCGACCGCGTCGCCCATGGACGCGAAGTAGGCGCGCCAGTCGTAGCGGCCCCGGCGGTGCAGGTACCAGCCTTCGGCGGCCGCGATCAGCATCAGCAGCAACGGCAGCCATAGCAGTCGACGAGGGAGCAGGTCCATGGCGGGCTCAGCGGCTGCCGCGCATGGCGGCGGCGAAGCGGCCGATCTCCTGCAGGGTCACCCTGCCGTCGTGGTCGGCATCGATGTCGTCGAAGTGCGATGACACGCGCGGCATCGCTTTGGCTTCTTCGCGGTTGAGCGCGCCGTCGCCATCGGTATCGGCCTTGACGAAGCGCTGTTTCAACTCGTCCGCCCCGCGCGCGAAGCGATCGTTCTGTTGTGCCTGCGCGGCAAGCGGCAGCAGCAGGCAGACGAGGATGGAGGCGATGAAGGTGCGGCGCATGGTCGTTCTCCTGGGGAAGGTGGACCGCAGGGTAAGCAGCCGTGCGCGGCGAGGTTTGTCGCTTCTGTGGGAAGTTGTAACCAGATGTGAGCGGGCGGCTTCAGCCGGGGCGAACATCCAAGACGGGCAGCGAAAGCACGGCTTCGAAGCCGCCTTCGGGTCGGTTGCGCATCGTCAGTTTTCCGCCGTGTTGGCGGGCAATGCGCCGTGAACTGGCCAGCCCCAGCCCGCTGCCTTGCGCACCGCTGCGCGCGGCGTCGCCGCGCAGAAATGGTTCGCCCAGGCGGTCCAGCAAGGCCGGCGGCGCGCCCGGGCCGGCATCGGCCACCGCACAGCATGCATCGCCGCCGCGTGCGGCCAGTTCGACGCGGAAGGGCGGCGCGCCGTGGCGGATCGCATTGCGGATCAGGTTGTCGATCGCGCGGCTGAGCGCCAGTGGCTTGCCGCGCACCCATAGCGTGTCGGGGGCGTCGATCCGCCACGAGCCGCCGTCGACGGCATTGCGTGCGATCAGTTCGCGTACCAGCGCCACCAGTTCGACGTCTTCGCTGGTTTCCTCGCTGCCGTCGCGCACGAATGCGATGAACTGCGCGCTCAGCGCATCGATGGATTCGATGTCCGCGATCATGCCCTCGCGCAGTTGCGGATCCTCGGGCGGCCCGGCCAGCTCCAGGCCGAGTCGCAGGCGTGCGAGTGGCGTGCGCAGGTCGTGCGACAGCGCGGCCAGCATCAGGTCGCGTTCGCGCGCACCGCGGCGCACGTCGGCGGCGGCGCGCACCATGGCCAGCTCCAGGTCGACGATCTCGCGCACCGACGGCTTCACCAGCGGAGGCGGCGGCGTGCCCGCGACGACGTCGCCGGCCGCGGCGGCCAGGCGGCGCAGTGGCGCGGTGAGGCTGCGCGCATAGGCGGCCGCCATCAGCAGCACGATCAAGGTGCCGCAGGCCGCGGTGAACAGTGCGGTACGGGCGAGCGAGGAGCGCAGCCCCACCAGGGGAATACCGATCCAGCCGGCGGCGGGCGCTTTCGCGGTGATCCACAGGATCGGGATGCGGTCGCGCACCAGCAGGCGCATCTCGCGGTCGGGCGCACGCGCGCGGGTGTCGTCCAGGATGCTGCGCAGCACGCGCATGACCGGGACGCGTCCGTCCGGCGGCGCGGCAGCGCGCTCGATGCCGAGCGCGGCCAGCGAGCCGTCGCGTCCTTCCGCCAGCAACGTATCGGCCGCCGCGATCTGCAAGGCCACGGTGCGCGCTGCGTAGTCGCCGGCGAGCCGGGTGCTGGTGGCGCGCAGAGTCAGTCCGCCGATCGCTACCACCAGTGCGACCGTGCCGGCGAGCAGCCAGGCCAGGCGCGTGAACAGGCGCGGTGGTTGCGCGCTCACGGCGAACGCTCGTCGGGCACGAACACGTAGCCGTGGCCCCATACGGTCTGCAGCCAGCGCGGTTGCTTGGGATCGTCCTCGATCAGGCGGCGCAGGCGGCTGAGCATCACGTCCATGCTGCGGTCGAACGCGCCGTGTTCCTTGCCGCGCGCCACGCTCATCAGCTGGTCGCGGGTGAGCGGCTGGCCCGGCCGCTGCACCAATGCGGCGAGCACGGCGAACTCGCCCGTCGTCAGGCGCAGCGACTCGCCGTCGCGCAGCAGGCGCCGCGTGCCCAGTTCAAGGGTGAAGGCGCCGAAGCGCACGGCAGCGCCGTCGGGCTTCGGGCTGCCCGGCGGCATGCGTCCGCGCCGCAGCACTGCGTTGATGCGCGCCACCAGTTCGCGCGGATTGCCGGGCTTGGGCAGATAGTCGTCGGCACCGATCTCCAGTCCCACGATGCGGTCGATCTCGTCGCCGCGGGCCGTGAGCATCACGATGGGCGTCTCGATGCCTTGCCCGCGCAAGCGCCGGCAGATGGAGAGGCCGTCTTCGCCGGGAAGCATCAGGTCCAGCACGATGAGGTCGACGTGGCGCCGGCCTAGCTCGCGGTCCAGTTCGCGGCCGTCATTGACGGCGCGCGCCTGGAAGCCCTGCTGCTCCAGGTAGCGCACCAGCAGGTCGCGCAGCCGGACGTCGTCGTCGACGATCACGATCTGCGTCGGCGCGGGGGCGAGCTGGGCTGGGCTGGAGGCGTCGGACATGGCGGGATTCTGCCGCGTTGCCGCGCTGCCGAGGAGGCGACATGTAAACAAATGTTTCCGGCGCGGCCGGCGGCAACATCCGGTTGCAGTCGCTCGCGCCCCGGACATGCCTGGACGCAGCCAGGGCCGTCAGTATGTCCGCGGGCCGTTCGCCAGGCGACCGGCCCTTTATCCACCCCATCCATCGCAAGGAGGTCGTGATGAACAGGCATATCGTTCTTGGCATGGCACTCGTCGCCGCCCTGGCCGCGGCAGCCCCGGCCGGCGCCACTGGCCGCGTTGTGGCGCGCGGCGCGCACGTCCGTGCGGACGGCGGCGTGGCCGCCGGCCACGTGGCAGGGTTCCGAGGCCCGGAGGGCGCGGCTGGCGTGCATGGACGGCGCACCGTCACGGACGGGCAGGGCGATGCCCGCACGGCCAGCGCCGGCGCTTGGCGCGGCCCGCGCGGGAGCACGGCGGCACGAGCGGGAGAAACGACCCGCAACGCGGACGGTTCCATGCAGCATCAGTCCGGCTTCCACGCGCATGGCGCGAACGGCGGCGACGTCACAAGCCAGGGTTCGGCCTATCGCAACACCGACGGCACCCGCGGCTTCGACCGCCAGACCGATGCGACGCGCGCCAATGGAGCCAGCTACGCCGGCACCACCACGGGCGCGACCGGCCAGGGCATCACTCATACCAGCGACGTCACGACGGCCAAGGGCAATACCTACAATGGCTCGACCACCGTCACCAAGGATGGCGTGACGCATACCGGCAGCTGTGCCAACGCCGCCGGCGAAACCATTCCCTGCCGCTGAGGAACGCGCCATGCGAAGACTGTTCCCGCTCCTGTTCGCCGGTCTGCTCATGGCTGCCTGGCTGTCGGCGGCGGCAGCGCGCGCCGCCGACGTGCCCGACGGCGCACGCGTATGGCGGGACGTGCCGTACGGGCAGGCGAAAGCGCAGCGCCTGGACGTCTATGCGCCCGCGCGGGCACAGGGCGCGCCGGTGATTCTGATGGTCCACGGCGGTGCCTGGGTTGTCGGCGGGAAGGACGGCCCGGGCGTTACTGGCCGCAAAATGCCGCATTGGCTGGAGGCGGGATATGTCTTCGTGTCGATCGACTACCGCATGCTGCCCGCGGCGGACCCCCTGGAGCAGGCGCGCGACGCCGCCGCGGCCCTGGCGTATGTGCAGCGCCACGCGGCCGAGTGGGGCGGCGACGGCGGGCGCGTGGTACTGGCCGGGCATTCGGCAGGAGCTCACCTGGTCGCACTGCTGGCCGCCGATCCCTCGCTCGCCCGCGAGAGCGGCGCGGCCTCCTGGCTGGGCGCGTTATCGCTCGACAGTGCCGCGCTGGACGTGCCCGAGCTGATGGCCGGGCCGCATCTGCGCCTGTACGACCGCGCGTTCGGAGCGGACCCGGCATTCTGGGCGCGTGTTTCGCCGCTGCAGCAGTTGCGCACGGCACCTGCGCCGATGCTACTGGTGTGCTCCTCGCAGCGCATCGCATCCTGTCCGGCGTCGCACGCGTTCGCCGCCCGTGTGGAGCGCCTGGGCGGAAGCGCGCGCGTGTTGCCGGAGCCGATGACTCACGCGCAGATCAATGCCGATCTAGGCGCACCAGGCGACTACACCCGCGAAGTCGATGCATTCCTGCACAAGTTGGGCCTGCCCTGAGCCGTCGCTGCTGTTGGCCGCGTGCGAGGTGGGGGACGCGTCGCGCCTCGACGCACGCGTCCGTCTCGGCGGGCTCAGTCGATACGCGTGTCGACCGCCGTCGACTCCCAGGCAGCGAGATCGGCGAGCAATTGCTCCGAATGCGTACGGATGGCGTCCACCGCGTCCTGGCCCAGGGCCAGCCGTAGCGGTGTGCGCTCCGCCTTGAGTGCGGTGTCGATGGCCGCGGCTGCCTTGAGCGGATCGCCGGCCTGCGTCTGGTGCATGTCGTGCGCAAACTGCCGGGTCGCGCCGACGGTATCGGCATAAGCGTCCAGCTCGGGCATGTGGCGCAGCCCCGCGCCGGCGAGATTGGTGCGGAACTGGCCCGGCTCGACGATCAGCACCTTGATGCCGAACGGCGCGACCTCGGCGGCCAGTGCCTCCGAGAGCCCTTCCAGCGCGAATTTGCTCGCCGAGTACGCGCTGAACCCGGCGAATGACATCTGCCCGCCCATGCTGGAGACGTTGACGATGGCGCCGCCGCGCTGCCTGCGCAGTACCGGCAAGGCGGCGCGAATGACCTCGGCGGCGCCGAAGAAGTTGGTGTCCAGCAGCGCGCGCAGTTCCGTGTCAGGGGTCTCCTCCACGGCGCCGACCACGCTGTAGCCGGCGTTGTTGATCACCACGTCCAGCCGGCCGAAGCGCTCCACCGCCGCCCGCACGGCCGCCTCGGCCTCGCCGGGACGGGCCACGTCCAGGCGCTGGGCCAGCACGCGCTCCGGCGCCAGCTTCACCAGCGGCGCGAGGCGCGCGGCATCGCGCGCGGTGGCGACGACGCTGTCGCCGATGGCAAGCGCGTAGCGCGCGAAGGCATCGCCGAACCCGCTCGATGCACCGGTGATGAACCAGACCCTGCCCGTCATACGTACAGCTCCTGAAGTTGGGACGAGGATGCTAGCGGACGCATCTGTTGCTTGGCGTCATGCCGGAAGGCAGGGGCTCAGCGGGCGAGCGCCCGCGCAATCGCCTTCTCGGCCAGTGGCGCCATACGTTCGTAGCCGGCGGGGGTGGGGTGCACGCCGTCCGCGGCCAGTTCCGCATCCAGGCCGCCCTCGCCGTTGGTCATGGCGCCGTAGTAATCCAGATAGACCGCGTCGGAAGATGCGGCGTACTGCTTGATCCACGCGTTCAGCGCGCGCACCTTGCCGGCCGGCTGCAGGCCGCGGCGCCAGGGGTAGTCGCTTACTGGCAGCACCGAGGCGAGGACCACGCGGATGTGGTGGGCCCGCGCGAGCTCGGTCATCGAGCGCAGGTTGTCCTCGATCATGCCGAGCGTGGATATGCCGGTGTTGCCGGCGATGTCATTGGTGCCGGCGAGGATCACCACGGCGGCCGGTTGCAGGTCGATCACGTCCTGCCGGAAGCGCGCCAGCATCTGCGGCGTGGTCTGGCCGGAAATGCCCCGGTTCACGTACGGCTTGCCGGGGAAGAAGGCCACGCCTTCCTGGCGGCCCCAGTTGTCGGTGATGGAGTCGCCGAAGAACACGACGCGGCGTTCGCCCGCCTTGGGCGGGCCGAGGCGAGCGTTGTCGTCGCGGTAGCGTGCCAGCTGTGGCCAGTCGGCCAGGCGTTGCTGCAGTGACGCGACGTCGTCGGGCGACAGCGAAGTCGGCGAGCGGGTGTAGAGCGGATCGATCGCGGCGGGCGCGGTCTGGCCGTGTGCGGGCATGGCGCAGGCGGCGGTGGCGGCGGCAAGGGCGAGCAGGGCGGAGCGCAGGGCGGGCACGGCGGTTCCCATTTGGACGTCCGGACGGCGGAATGCGCTTTGTAACCCGGACGCGCCGCCGAAGCGAGCGCGGATGGCGCTCAGGGATCCGGGTTCTGCTCGAACTTGCCCAGCACCTGCCAGAGATTGGCCAGCTCGCGCGCCACGTCCGGGCGGTCGCCGTCGCTGATGTTGGTGATGAGCACGCGACCGGTGCCGGTGACCGGATTGAAGGCCATCTGCGCCGTCAGGCCGGCGTCTCCGCCGGTGTGGCCCAGCTCGCCTTGCTCGCTGCGTTGCCAGAACAGGCCCTGGTCCATGCCGTCGCCTGGGCGCACACCCTTGGGTTGCTGACCTTTCGGCCAGGCCGGCGAGAACATGGTGCGGTAGGAAGCGGCCGAGAGCAGGCGCGACTGGCCCTGCTGGCCCCGGATCATCTCCGCCAGGAACC
It contains:
- a CDS encoding Ig-like domain-containing protein; translated protein: MEWKKLLIGGAMTAGMMVLYPAMAGTLPDHEEFEAGLSVPFQGAGARTATLHFSYPGAVQGTPVAWTVELVDAGGRVLRSWQGQSALHAGGTQAQIAWDGRGASGETLSPGYYTVRLHAVALDAGTVARIGTGLPGQALAAARAKAPQLIEEQSYDVLVGSVAAPAMPHFNALRHTTRTGTATTMASTGLQAQSVGTTGSLPYTIYYGNLHSQTNHSDGGGDVSTCVDAQNPQSAPYGPADAYQYALNEGLDILMTSEHNHMYDGSTSTNTSASPTTAHNLFQSGLQAASTFNAAHANFLAIYGLEWGVISNGGHLNIFNTPSLLEWEYNSSNQLIGDVFTAKSDYASLYTLMKNNGWVGQFNHPASSGQFNANGQDLGYTADGDQVMALAEVLNSSAFSHNTTETETSRTSYEAAFNILLERGYHVAPSSDQDNHCANWGASYTNRTGVLIPNGTTLSLSAFLDAVRARHVFATEDKTGQIVLTANGHLMGDRFSNSGSLTLTVNYASTAGHTVQRVQVFEGVPGSNGTVATTSSTATTTITPANGDHFYYAKITQEDGKQLWSAPVWVTQGASSGDTTPPTVSASESGSAGTITLSASASDNVGVSKVEFYVDGALKATDTASPYSATLDSTTLSNGTHSLVAKAYDAAGNVGTSSTVSFSVSNGTGGDTTPPTVSASESGSAGTITLSASASDNVGVSKVEFYVDGALKATDTASPYSAALDSTMLSNGTHSLVAKAYDAAGNVGTSLTVSFSVSNSTTATELIKNGGFESGATSWTQTTGVINNDTGEAAHTGSYKAWLDGYGSSHTDYVRQSITIPSTATKATLDFFMHIDTAETGSTAYDTLSAQVITSAGKYVTLATWSNANAATGYQEHTVDLSAYIGQTIQVNFYGVEDSSNQTSFVIDDVSVKAQ
- a CDS encoding sterol desaturase family protein encodes the protein MDLLPRRLLWLPLLLMLIAAAEGWYLHRRGRYDWRAYFASMGDAVGRAIVNRAVGISLGGALLALAYTHRLSDVPMNRWWSWPLLLLLQDFLYYWMHRADHRVHWLWATHSVHHSTNAYHLAAAYRLGWTGKLSGGAVMFAPLALLGFPLPAIAGALALNLLYQFWLHTELVPRLGPLEWILNTPAHHRVHHASNPPYLDRNYGGILIVFDRLFGTFAAEQPDEPCRYGLVRPLTSNNPLRIAVHGWLRLWQGLRRAENWRGRWLALFGPP
- a CDS encoding ATP-binding protein — encoded protein: MSAQPPRLFTRLAWLLAGTVALVVAIGGLTLRATSTRLAGDYAARTVALQIAAADTLLAEGRDGSLAALGIERAAAPPDGRVPVMRVLRSILDDTRARAPDREMRLLVRDRIPILWITAKAPAAGWIGIPLVGLRSSLARTALFTAACGTLIVLLMAAAYARSLTAPLRRLAAAAGDVVAGTPPPPLVKPSVREIVDLELAMVRAAADVRRGARERDLMLAALSHDLRTPLARLRLGLELAGPPEDPQLREGMIADIESIDALSAQFIAFVRDGSEETSEDVELVALVRELIARNAVDGGSWRIDAPDTLWVRGKPLALSRAIDNLIRNAIRHGAPPFRVELAARGGDACCAVADAGPGAPPALLDRLGEPFLRGDAARSGAQGSGLGLASSRRIARQHGGKLTMRNRPEGGFEAVLSLPVLDVRPG
- the ompR gene encoding two-component system response regulator OmpR; this encodes MSDASSPAQLAPAPTQIVIVDDDVRLRDLLVRYLEQQGFQARAVNDGRELDRELGRRHVDLIVLDLMLPGEDGLSICRRLRGQGIETPIVMLTARGDEIDRIVGLEIGADDYLPKPGNPRELVARINAVLRRGRMPPGSPKPDGAAVRFGAFTLELGTRRLLRDGESLRLTTGEFAVLAALVQRPGQPLTRDQLMSVARGKEHGAFDRSMDVMLSRLRRLIEDDPKQPRWLQTVWGHGYVFVPDERSP
- a CDS encoding alpha/beta hydrolase; translation: MRRLFPLLFAGLLMAAWLSAAAARAADVPDGARVWRDVPYGQAKAQRLDVYAPARAQGAPVILMVHGGAWVVGGKDGPGVTGRKMPHWLEAGYVFVSIDYRMLPAADPLEQARDAAAALAYVQRHAAEWGGDGGRVVLAGHSAGAHLVALLAADPSLARESGAASWLGALSLDSAALDVPELMAGPHLRLYDRAFGADPAFWARVSPLQQLRTAPAPMLLVCSSQRIASCPASHAFAARVERLGGSARVLPEPMTHAQINADLGAPGDYTREVDAFLHKLGLP
- a CDS encoding oxidoreductase, yielding MTGRVWFITGASSGFGDAFARYALAIGDSVVATARDAARLAPLVKLAPERVLAQRLDVARPGEAEAAVRAAVERFGRLDVVINNAGYSVVGAVEETPDTELRALLDTNFFGAAEVIRAALPVLRRQRGGAIVNVSSMGGQMSFAGFSAYSASKFALEGLSEALAAEVAPFGIKVLIVEPGQFRTNLAGAGLRHMPELDAYADTVGATRQFAHDMHQTQAGDPLKAAAAIDTALKAERTPLRLALGQDAVDAIRTHSEQLLADLAAWESTAVDTRID
- a CDS encoding SGNH/GDSL hydrolase family protein, yielding MGTAVPALRSALLALAAATAACAMPAHGQTAPAAIDPLYTRSPTSLSPDDVASLQQRLADWPQLARYRDDNARLGPPKAGERRVVFFGDSITDNWGRQEGVAFFPGKPYVNRGISGQTTPQMLARFRQDVIDLQPAAVVILAGTNDIAGNTGISTLGMIEDNLRSMTELARAHHIRVVLASVLPVSDYPWRRGLQPAGKVRALNAWIKQYAASSDAVYLDYYGAMTNGEGGLDAELAADGVHPTPAGYERMAPLAEKAIARALAR